The following proteins are encoded in a genomic region of Arachis stenosperma cultivar V10309 chromosome 4, arast.V10309.gnm1.PFL2, whole genome shotgun sequence:
- the LOC130973498 gene encoding E3 ubiquitin-protein ligase AIRP2-like, with the protein MGFSFKRRKKEQDGGGGDITRSFKDSLKALEADIQFANTLASGYPCEHDGSRFQMRLSYSPAAQFFLFLVQWTDCHLAGALGLLRILIYKACADGKTTISIYERKASLKEFYRVLFPSLLQLNGGISDVEDRKQKHLCATKYKTRDMTSKGKVSEIEIEREEECGICLEMNGTVVLPNCNHSMCMKCYEDWWGRSQSCPFCRESLEGVKSGDLWIYINKSEIDDLASITEENLKRLFMYIQRLPIIVPDPPISVSYHHRW; encoded by the exons ATGGGGTTTAGTTTcaagagaaggaagaaggagcAAGATGGAGGGGGTGGAGATATCACTAGGTCTTTCAAGGATTCACTTAAAGCTCTTGAAGCTGACATCCAATTTGCCAATACACT AGCTTCTGGGTATCCATGCGAGCACGATGGTTCTCGCTTCCAAATGAGGTTATCATACAGCCCAGCTGCtcaatttttcctttttctggTTCAATGGACCGATTGTCACCTTGCCGGAGCACTGGGATTGCTTAGAATTCTTATATACAAG GCATGTGCTGATGGTAAGACAACCATTTCCATTTATGAACGAAAAGCGAGCTTGAAGGAGTTCTACC GTGTGCTGTTTCCCTCTTTGTTGCAACTCAACGGAGGAATCAGTGATGTTGAAGACAGGAAACAAAAACATTTGTGTGCTACTAAGTACAAGACAAGAGACATGACAAGCAAGGGAAAGGTCTCTGAAATCGAgatagagagagaagaagaatgtGGCATTTGCCTGGAGATGAATGGCACGGTTGTGTTGCCGAATTGCAATCACTCGATGTGTATGAAATGCTACGAAGATTG GTGGGGAAGATCTCAATCTTGCCCTTTCTGTAGAGAAAGTCTTGAAGGAGTAAAGTCTGGTGACCTTTGGATCTACATAAACAAGAGTGAAATTGATGATTTGGCTTCAATCACCGAAGAGAATTTGAAGAGATTATTTATGTACATACAAAGATTGCCCATCATTGTGCCAGACCCCCCTATATCGGTTTCATACCATCATCGCTGGTGA